The Theileria equi strain WA chromosome 2 map unlocalized gcontig_1105316255037, whole genome shotgun sequence genomic sequence aatgtaaaatatatgGAGGTTCTTACCTGGATCTTTCCATACCCTGCAATGAGTTCCTTTCTGTCTAATGTCCCATCTCCATTTATATCCAATTCCGTGAATAATTTCGACAATTCTTTAACTTCTTCGTTGCTTGTAAATCGATTTGCAATTAAAAGCATTGCAGCTTCTGCAAGTTTCTCCGATTTTCTGAATTTTTTGAGGTTGTGCAGATAATCAGCATGTACTGCAGCGTCCTCATTAAGTAAAGAACCTGTAGAGAACTTGCAGATGAAGGGATGCCTCAGTGCTTGTTCTGCACTTGGCCTCTTTTTAGGATCAAATGTAAGCAAACGATTGATCAAGTCCTTTGCATCACTTGAGACATCATTCCACTCAGCACTATTAAATGAGAATTTACCAGTTTCGACCATTGAAAtgatttcttcatcagtTTCTCCACCGAATGGTGGATATCCACAGAGtaaaatatacaatatTACACCAACTGACCACAGATCACACTTTTCGTTGTAATCTTTTTTTAGAACTTCCGGGGCAATGTAGTAGACAGTTCCCATCTTTTCTCTCATGCCCTCAACATATTTGGTAGATAGACCaaaatccacaattttAATCTGCATTTCCTGTGATTCCTTTGCATCCAGGAGTAAGTTTTCTGGCTTTAGATCCCTATGTACAATACCATTTTTATGTAGATAATTCACGCCAGATAAAACTTGTTTGATTATTAAAGAAGCCTTTTGCTCACTCATATGTCCACATCTTACAATTTCATCAAACAATTCTCCACCATAACAGACATCCATTACAATGTAACATGCCTGTGAATCTTCAAAAAAATCGTACAATCTTGCAATGTTTGGGTGgtccatatttttcaaaactcCGACCTCCGAATATATTGACGAGTTTGTACTTCCAAGGTGTTGCTTATTTATGACCTTTACAGCACATTCCTGCTGTGATACGTCATGTTTGCAGAGATAAACGTCTCCATAGGCTCCACCCCCAAGTTTTTTAATTCTCGAGTAGCTATCCGAAAAGTTGGAATACTTTCTCACTATGGCCATACCTGTAATGTTTGTGTATTTTTGTTCAAAGTATAGTATGGGtagtatggatgaagagTCCAGTGAGCTGTGAAGATTTCCAAGTCACGAGAATGAGATCCAGGGCAACCACGGAGGTACTACCAGAATTCTAACGTACTCTTTCGCCCATCCTTCCTTCTTATACAGACTCCCTACGGTCGTCCGGTAACCTCCGGTCTATGGACCTACACAGTGAGGAATCCCCTGTTGCATAGGCTCCCGGaggtcgccatagagctctTTCCAGTCGGATggtccctcattcttcgggacttGGGAATCTTTGCTTCACTATGGACTTTGCATTCTTACCTGGATGGACTTGAATATCTGCATCCTCTAGGTCGGTAGCGCAGGAATCCAGTGCCCTCAGGCCTTTGCCGGGATCTAATTTGGACTTCCTGGGCGTGGAGTGTTTAATACCCATTCTCAAAGATTATAAACTCTGACGTGGTTTTGCATTCCTGTGCAAACAAGTGCAGACAAATGACACTGGCATTTCATGCTGGCGCCGACTGGATATATGCAGTCACCCTCCAGATTCTGTGGAAAATTCTTCAAGATTCAATGAGAAATTTCCACAACCACACAGGAATTTTCCAGGGCTTTGTATTTACCCTTGAACAAATCGAGTGTGTAGGCTAGAAACCGCCATCCGCTAACCCTAACACATTGGGTCTTGCATCCACTTTATATCATTATGtatataaaatatgaattAGACTGAGTCTAATGTCaaatttccagattttCTCTGCACTATATATCCTCGGTGGACGGGAGGCCCAGAATCCACATTTTCTACCTATGCTGCATATTTCGTCTCTACTTCGCGTAACATTCTGATGAGCATATTATGTATTCTGCGGTAGCTCCAATTAAATCAGTTCAAGTGGACGACATAGACATTCACTTCAAGGACTCCCTCTACGAGGCTTCTTATCACCTCTACACGCAAAAAATACACTCCATATGGATCAGAGGAACAATTTTATCGTAAGTTTTGCCCATACATGTCCTTTCCAGTTCGGCTGGAATGAATATGAACGATGGAATGACAAGAATGGCGATAATGGAACGCTACATTTGGCTAAAGTGACGTAAATTTATCTTCAATGAAGTATTCTATTGAGTGGAGGAAGGATGATCACATCTTCATCCTGTTACCAGCGTGAAGATTTACCCTGGAATTATTACAAGGGTGATGTCTTCATTTTGCATTCAATTTTGAAACAAATCACAATACACGCCAATTCTTGTCATTCCCTCATTCATATGGCCACTGAAAAAATTCACACTTTATTCCATGTTACATTCCATTTATAGAATCGACTATGAGAATCAGCACTTTGACTTTGACGACGGCTTTGGGAGAATATTAAGGATTCAGTACTGCAAAGCGTACATTTTGCCACAGCTATGTGATACCTCTGTACTTACGGTAGGTTTGCTATACATTTCTGCACATGTATGAATGCCCATTGAATGGTAATTCATTCCTCATTTTGTGAAGCTACCACTTTAATTGGCAGCACGAATCACTAAATTCTCCAGTGTAGTGTATGTAAACGGTAATGTATGAGCCATTTATGGTATCACGTATTActcttgtactttttaaaatattcaggTTGGGGCTAAAGTATCGAttatttgtggaatttCTCACATTATATTAGACAACGAGGCGCTATTGCATTTTAAGGTTTGTTTTGGTCAGCCTCATCCTTGTTTTACTATCCTATAATACCTATTTGCTTATTCTTTTACTCTATACACATGCTGTAATGTACAATTTTTAGTTGATAAAAATTTCTGAGTTGGTGGAATCTGACCAAGACTATTGGCCTCTCAAGGTAGCTTGTGTATACTATGAACAAGATTCGCAGATTAGTGAGTGGCAGTTGATGGTAAACAATGTCGTTTGATCCGATTACACAAAGCACAATTTATGATGACACTGTCATCAGGAGGTTGGTTTATTCTTTCACATGGAGCATCCATACTTTATATTAACTCTAGGATTTTCAAGGGAGTACATTATATGCCCAGCAAATCCTGGAAGTATCACAAATACACACTAATTTAGCTTTCGTGTTGGTGTGGCATTTAAAGACCGATTTGCAGCCACTAATGGCATGGACTGGGATAGGTTGGGAGAGACTATGATTACATCATCAAATGACAAGACGGTATACATATATTCTGTAAACAAGGCGGGGTGAGTATTCATCGCATACCCATGTAACCTTTTAGTGTAACAAATGTGCTTCAAAGCAAAAAACATGGTGTGGAACTTGTAAAGTTTACACACGAAGGACCTAGACAGATTGTATGTTCGTCGTCAAAAGAGGCTCCTCAAGGTAGTTTAACACTTTTTGTGATATAATTATATAGCTGCTGTGCGTCTGTGGGATATTATTGAGAATAGATACATAAAGAGTTTTCCACTAACAATACCACTCTGTAAGGGAGTTGGAATTTTATCGCACCCGACTCGAAATTTGATGTTGACCAATGACACTGATGGAAATGTTTCCATTTATTCTCATGATAACGTGTCACCAATGGTGAGTTAATATTGCATAATAGCTACAAAGCGCATGCATGAAGGACGACACAGGATAAGGATACGTGAGTGTtgatacttgttcatcttgttctgtggata encodes the following:
- a CDS encoding protein kinase domain containing protein (encoded by transcript BEWA_041950A), with the protein product MAIVRKYSNFSDSYSRIKKLGGGAYGDVYLCKHDVSQQECAVKVINKQHLGSTNSSIYSEVGVLKNMDHPNIARLYDFFEDSQACYIVMDVCYGGELFDEIVRCGHMSEQKASLIIKQVLSGVNYLHKNGIVHRDLKPENLLLDAKESQEMQIKIVDFGLSTKYVEGMREKMGTVYYIAPEVLKKDYNEKCDLWSVGVILYILLCGYPPFGGETDEEIISMVETGKFSFNSAEWNDVSSDAKDLINRLLTFDPKKRPSAEQALRHPFICKFSTGSLLNEDAAVHADYLHNLKKFRKSEKLAEAAMLLIANRFTSNEEVKELSKLFTELDINGDGTLDRKELIAGYGKIQKMRNECEKLSASEVEKEVDSILEAVDFDKNGFIDYSEFITGCIDKNKLLSNERLKLAFSTFDTDGSGKISKAEIASIFGRTKIPDNTWNAILDEIDTNGDGEIDFDEFVQMLNKITE
- a CDS encoding conserved hypothetical protein (encoded by transcript BEWA_041960A), with amino-acid sequence MYSAVAPIKSVQVDDIDIHFKDSLYEASYHLYTQKIHSIWIRGTILSIDYENQHFDFDDGFGRILRIQYCKAYILPQLCDTSVLTVGAKVSIICGISHIILDNEALLHFKLIKISELVESDQDYWPLKVACVYYEQDSQISEWHFRVGVAFKDRFAATNGMDWDRLGETMITSSNDKTVYIYSVNKAGVTNVLQSKKHGVELVKFTHEGPRQIVCSSSKEAPQAAVRLWDIIENRYIKSFPLTIPLCKGVGILSHPTRNLMLTNDTDGNVSIYSHDNVSPMVS